A genomic segment from Oncorhynchus keta strain PuntledgeMale-10-30-2019 chromosome 7, Oket_V2, whole genome shotgun sequence encodes:
- the LOC118371175 gene encoding RCC1 and BTB domain-containing protein 1-like isoform X2, whose product MERSCSVKSRDSITHQDHEPAPPYSRGHTPPPLQRRSRRTMVDVTKWPLFSLMEGEELSSIRQACVFGTSANEVIYITHNDDVYVFGLNCSNCLGTGDSQSTILPKKLDFLSGRKVVSLSYGSGPHILLATEEGELFAWGHNGYSQLGNGTTNQGVAPVLVSASLLNKRVTEVACGSHHSLALTNTGEVYAWGYNNCGQVGSGSTANQPTPRRVSNCLQNKVVVSITCGQTSSLAVVENGEVYGWGYNGNGQLGLGNNGNQLTPCRLVGLQGLCVLQIVSGYAHSLALTDEGLLYAWGTNTYGQLGTGNKSNQLSPVQIMAEKERIVEIAACHSTHTSAAKTQSGQVYMWGQCRGQSIVLPFLTHFSCTDDVFACFATPSVMWRLLSMEHDDFLTVSQSLKKEFDSPETADLKFSVDGKYINVHKAVLKIRCEHFRSMFQSHWNEDMKEVIEIDQFTYPVYRSFLEFLYTDNIDLPPEDAIGLLDLATSYCENRLKRLCQHIIKRGITIENAFSLLAAAVRYDAEDLEEFCFKFCVNHLTEVTQTAAFWQIEGNLLKEFISRASRCGAFKN is encoded by the exons ATGGAACGCTCTTGTAG TGTGAAAAGCAGGGATAGCATCACTCACCAAGACCACGAACCTGCTCCTCCCTATAGCCGGGGACACACCCCTCCACCGTTGCAACGGAGATCAAGGCGCACTATGGTGGATGTGACAAAATGGCCGCTGTTTAGCCTGATGGAAGGCGAGGAGCTCTCGTCCATACGACAGGCCTGTGTGTTTGGAACCTCCGCCAACGAGGTCATCTACATCACCCACAATGATGAT GTGTATGTGTTTGGGCTGAACTGCAGTAACTGCCTGGGAACAGGGGATAGCCAAAGCACCATCCTACCTAAGAAGCTGGACTTTCTGAGTGGGAGGAAAGTGGTCAGCCTCAGCTATGGCAGTGGACCCCACATCCTCCTGGCCACTGAGG AGGGCGAGCTGTTTGCCTGGGGCCACAATGGCTACAGTCAGCTGGGGAATGGGACCACCAACCAGGGGGTCGCTCCTGTGCTGGTGTCTGCCAGCCTTCTCAACAAGAGGGTGACGGAAGTGGCCTGTGGTTCACATCACTCCCTGGCCCTGACCAACACTGGAGAG GTGTATGCCTGGGGCTACAATAACTGTGGCCAGGTGGGGTCAGGGTCCACGGCCAACCAGCCCACCCCCAGGAGAGTGTCCAACTGTCTGCAGAACAAGGTGGTCGTCAGCATCACCTGTGGTCAAACCTCCTCTCTGGCTGTGGTTGAGAATGGAGAG GTGTATGGCTGGGGCTATAACGGAAACGGCCAACTGGGGCTCGGAAACAACGGGAATCAGCTGACACCTTGTCGCCTGGTGGGCTTGCAGGGTCTCTGTGTGCTACAG ATAGTGTCTGGCTATGCCCACTCCTTGGCCCTAACGGACGAGGGGCTGCTGTATGCCTGGGGGACCAACACCTATGGCCAGCTGGGCACAGGCAACAAGAGCAACCAACTCAGCCCAGTCCAGATCATGGctgagaaggagag GATTGTAGAGATTGCAGCATGCCactccacacacacctcagcaGCTAAGACTCAGAGTGGCCAGGTGTACATGTGGGGCCAGTGTAGGGGTCAGTCCATCGTCTTGCCCTTCCTCACACACTTCTCCTGCACTGATGACGTTTTTGCTTGCTTTGCCACGCCCTCTGTCATGTGGAGGCTGCTCTCTATGG AGCATGATGACTTCCTGACAGTGTCCCAGTCTTTAAAGAAGGAATTTGACAGCCCAGAGACTGCCGACCTCAAGTTCAGCGTGGATGGCAAATACATCAATGTGCACAAGGCTGTGCTCAAGATCAG GTGTGAGCACTTCAGGTCCATGTTCCAGTCCCATTGGAATGAAGACATGAAGGAGGTGATAGAGATCGACCAGTTCACCTACCCCGTCTACCGCTCCTTCCTAGAGTTCCTCTACACAGACAACATAGACCTGCCCCCAGAGGATGCTATCG GTCTGCTGGACCTGGCCACATCCTACTGTGAGAACCGCCTGAAGCGTCTCTGTCAGCACATCATCAAGAGAGGCATCACCATAGAGAACGCCTTCTCTCTGCTCGCTGCTGCCGTGCGCTACGACGCAGAG GACCTGGAGGAGTTCTGCTTTAAGTTCTGTGTGAACCACCTGACGGAGGTGACCCAGACTGCAGCCTTCTGGCAGATCGAAGGCAACCTTCTCAAAGAGTTCATCAGCCGAGCTAGCCGCTGTGGAGCCTTCAAGAATTGA
- the LOC118371175 gene encoding RCC1 and BTB domain-containing protein 1-like isoform X6 translates to MERSCSVKSRDSITHQDHEPAPPYSRGHTPPPLQRRSRRTMVDVTKWPLFSLMEGEELSSIRQACVFGTSANEVIYITHNDDVYVFGLNCSNCLGTGDSQSTILPKKLDFLSGRKVVSLSYGSGPHILLATEEGELFAWGHNGYSQLGNGTTNQGVAPVLVSASLLNKRVTEVACGSHHSLALTNTGEVYAWGYNNCGQVGSGSTANQPTPRRVSNCLQNKVVVSITCGQTSSLAVVENGEVYGWGYNGNGQLGLGNNGNQLTPCRLVGLQGLCVLQIVSGYAHSLALTDEGLLYAWGTNTYGQLGTGNKSNQLSPVQIMAEKERIVEIAACHSTHTSAAKTQSGQVYMWGQCREHDDFLTVSQSLKKEFDSPETADLKFSVDGKYINVHKAVLKIRCEHFRSMFQSHWNEDMKEVIEIDQFTYPVYRSFLEFLYTDNIDLPPEDAIGLLDLATSYCENRLKRLCQHIIKRGITIENAFSLLAAAVRYDAEDLEEFCFKFCVNHLTEVTQTAAFWQIEGNLLKEFISRASRCGAFKN, encoded by the exons ATGGAACGCTCTTGTAG TGTGAAAAGCAGGGATAGCATCACTCACCAAGACCACGAACCTGCTCCTCCCTATAGCCGGGGACACACCCCTCCACCGTTGCAACGGAGATCAAGGCGCACTATGGTGGATGTGACAAAATGGCCGCTGTTTAGCCTGATGGAAGGCGAGGAGCTCTCGTCCATACGACAGGCCTGTGTGTTTGGAACCTCCGCCAACGAGGTCATCTACATCACCCACAATGATGAT GTGTATGTGTTTGGGCTGAACTGCAGTAACTGCCTGGGAACAGGGGATAGCCAAAGCACCATCCTACCTAAGAAGCTGGACTTTCTGAGTGGGAGGAAAGTGGTCAGCCTCAGCTATGGCAGTGGACCCCACATCCTCCTGGCCACTGAGG AGGGCGAGCTGTTTGCCTGGGGCCACAATGGCTACAGTCAGCTGGGGAATGGGACCACCAACCAGGGGGTCGCTCCTGTGCTGGTGTCTGCCAGCCTTCTCAACAAGAGGGTGACGGAAGTGGCCTGTGGTTCACATCACTCCCTGGCCCTGACCAACACTGGAGAG GTGTATGCCTGGGGCTACAATAACTGTGGCCAGGTGGGGTCAGGGTCCACGGCCAACCAGCCCACCCCCAGGAGAGTGTCCAACTGTCTGCAGAACAAGGTGGTCGTCAGCATCACCTGTGGTCAAACCTCCTCTCTGGCTGTGGTTGAGAATGGAGAG GTGTATGGCTGGGGCTATAACGGAAACGGCCAACTGGGGCTCGGAAACAACGGGAATCAGCTGACACCTTGTCGCCTGGTGGGCTTGCAGGGTCTCTGTGTGCTACAG ATAGTGTCTGGCTATGCCCACTCCTTGGCCCTAACGGACGAGGGGCTGCTGTATGCCTGGGGGACCAACACCTATGGCCAGCTGGGCACAGGCAACAAGAGCAACCAACTCAGCCCAGTCCAGATCATGGctgagaaggagag GATTGTAGAGATTGCAGCATGCCactccacacacacctcagcaGCTAAGACTCAGAGTGGCCAGGTGTACATGTGGGGCCAGTGTAGGG AGCATGATGACTTCCTGACAGTGTCCCAGTCTTTAAAGAAGGAATTTGACAGCCCAGAGACTGCCGACCTCAAGTTCAGCGTGGATGGCAAATACATCAATGTGCACAAGGCTGTGCTCAAGATCAG GTGTGAGCACTTCAGGTCCATGTTCCAGTCCCATTGGAATGAAGACATGAAGGAGGTGATAGAGATCGACCAGTTCACCTACCCCGTCTACCGCTCCTTCCTAGAGTTCCTCTACACAGACAACATAGACCTGCCCCCAGAGGATGCTATCG GTCTGCTGGACCTGGCCACATCCTACTGTGAGAACCGCCTGAAGCGTCTCTGTCAGCACATCATCAAGAGAGGCATCACCATAGAGAACGCCTTCTCTCTGCTCGCTGCTGCCGTGCGCTACGACGCAGAG GACCTGGAGGAGTTCTGCTTTAAGTTCTGTGTGAACCACCTGACGGAGGTGACCCAGACTGCAGCCTTCTGGCAGATCGAAGGCAACCTTCTCAAAGAGTTCATCAGCCGAGCTAGCCGCTGTGGAGCCTTCAAGAATTGA
- the LOC118371175 gene encoding RCC1 and BTB domain-containing protein 1-like isoform X7, with translation MVDVTKWPLFSLMEGEELSSIRQACVFGTSANEVIYITHNDDVYVFGLNCSNCLGTGDSQSTILPKKLDFLSGRKVVSLSYGSGPHILLATEEGELFAWGHNGYSQLGNGTTNQGVAPVLVSASLLNKRVTEVACGSHHSLALTNTGEVYAWGYNNCGQVGSGSTANQPTPRRVSNCLQNKVVVSITCGQTSSLAVVENGEVYGWGYNGNGQLGLGNNGNQLTPCRLVGLQGLCVLQIVSGYAHSLALTDEGLLYAWGTNTYGQLGTGNKSNQLSPVQIMAEKESRIVEIAACHSTHTSAAKTQSGQVYMWGQCRGQSIVLPFLTHFSCTDDVFACFATPSVMWRLLSMEHDDFLTVSQSLKKEFDSPETADLKFSVDGKYINVHKAVLKIRCEHFRSMFQSHWNEDMKEVIEIDQFTYPVYRSFLEFLYTDNIDLPPEDAIGLLDLATSYCENRLKRLCQHIIKRGITIENAFSLLAAAVRYDAEDLEEFCFKFCVNHLTEVTQTAAFWQIEGNLLKEFISRASRCGAFKN, from the exons ATGGTGGATGTGACAAAATGGCCGCTGTTTAGCCTGATGGAAGGCGAGGAGCTCTCGTCCATACGACAGGCCTGTGTGTTTGGAACCTCCGCCAACGAGGTCATCTACATCACCCACAATGATGAT GTGTATGTGTTTGGGCTGAACTGCAGTAACTGCCTGGGAACAGGGGATAGCCAAAGCACCATCCTACCTAAGAAGCTGGACTTTCTGAGTGGGAGGAAAGTGGTCAGCCTCAGCTATGGCAGTGGACCCCACATCCTCCTGGCCACTGAGG AGGGCGAGCTGTTTGCCTGGGGCCACAATGGCTACAGTCAGCTGGGGAATGGGACCACCAACCAGGGGGTCGCTCCTGTGCTGGTGTCTGCCAGCCTTCTCAACAAGAGGGTGACGGAAGTGGCCTGTGGTTCACATCACTCCCTGGCCCTGACCAACACTGGAGAG GTGTATGCCTGGGGCTACAATAACTGTGGCCAGGTGGGGTCAGGGTCCACGGCCAACCAGCCCACCCCCAGGAGAGTGTCCAACTGTCTGCAGAACAAGGTGGTCGTCAGCATCACCTGTGGTCAAACCTCCTCTCTGGCTGTGGTTGAGAATGGAGAG GTGTATGGCTGGGGCTATAACGGAAACGGCCAACTGGGGCTCGGAAACAACGGGAATCAGCTGACACCTTGTCGCCTGGTGGGCTTGCAGGGTCTCTGTGTGCTACAG ATAGTGTCTGGCTATGCCCACTCCTTGGCCCTAACGGACGAGGGGCTGCTGTATGCCTGGGGGACCAACACCTATGGCCAGCTGGGCACAGGCAACAAGAGCAACCAACTCAGCCCAGTCCAGATCATGGctgagaaggagag caGGATTGTAGAGATTGCAGCATGCCactccacacacacctcagcaGCTAAGACTCAGAGTGGCCAGGTGTACATGTGGGGCCAGTGTAGGGGTCAGTCCATCGTCTTGCCCTTCCTCACACACTTCTCCTGCACTGATGACGTTTTTGCTTGCTTTGCCACGCCCTCTGTCATGTGGAGGCTGCTCTCTATGG AGCATGATGACTTCCTGACAGTGTCCCAGTCTTTAAAGAAGGAATTTGACAGCCCAGAGACTGCCGACCTCAAGTTCAGCGTGGATGGCAAATACATCAATGTGCACAAGGCTGTGCTCAAGATCAG GTGTGAGCACTTCAGGTCCATGTTCCAGTCCCATTGGAATGAAGACATGAAGGAGGTGATAGAGATCGACCAGTTCACCTACCCCGTCTACCGCTCCTTCCTAGAGTTCCTCTACACAGACAACATAGACCTGCCCCCAGAGGATGCTATCG GTCTGCTGGACCTGGCCACATCCTACTGTGAGAACCGCCTGAAGCGTCTCTGTCAGCACATCATCAAGAGAGGCATCACCATAGAGAACGCCTTCTCTCTGCTCGCTGCTGCCGTGCGCTACGACGCAGAG GACCTGGAGGAGTTCTGCTTTAAGTTCTGTGTGAACCACCTGACGGAGGTGACCCAGACTGCAGCCTTCTGGCAGATCGAAGGCAACCTTCTCAAAGAGTTCATCAGCCGAGCTAGCCGCTGTGGAGCCTTCAAGAATTGA
- the LOC118371175 gene encoding RCC1 and BTB domain-containing protein 1-like isoform X3 produces the protein MERSCSRGHTPPPLQRRSRRTMVDVTKWPLFSLMEGEELSSIRQACVFGTSANEVIYITHNDDVYVFGLNCSNCLGTGDSQSTILPKKLDFLSGRKVVSLSYGSGPHILLATEEGELFAWGHNGYSQLGNGTTNQGVAPVLVSASLLNKRVTEVACGSHHSLALTNTGEVYAWGYNNCGQVGSGSTANQPTPRRVSNCLQNKVVVSITCGQTSSLAVVENGEVYGWGYNGNGQLGLGNNGNQLTPCRLVGLQGLCVLQIVSGYAHSLALTDEGLLYAWGTNTYGQLGTGNKSNQLSPVQIMAEKESRIVEIAACHSTHTSAAKTQSGQVYMWGQCRGQSIVLPFLTHFSCTDDVFACFATPSVMWRLLSMEHDDFLTVSQSLKKEFDSPETADLKFSVDGKYINVHKAVLKIRCEHFRSMFQSHWNEDMKEVIEIDQFTYPVYRSFLEFLYTDNIDLPPEDAIGLLDLATSYCENRLKRLCQHIIKRGITIENAFSLLAAAVRYDAEDLEEFCFKFCVNHLTEVTQTAAFWQIEGNLLKEFISRASRCGAFKN, from the exons ATGGAACGCTCTTGTAG CCGGGGACACACCCCTCCACCGTTGCAACGGAGATCAAGGCGCACTATGGTGGATGTGACAAAATGGCCGCTGTTTAGCCTGATGGAAGGCGAGGAGCTCTCGTCCATACGACAGGCCTGTGTGTTTGGAACCTCCGCCAACGAGGTCATCTACATCACCCACAATGATGAT GTGTATGTGTTTGGGCTGAACTGCAGTAACTGCCTGGGAACAGGGGATAGCCAAAGCACCATCCTACCTAAGAAGCTGGACTTTCTGAGTGGGAGGAAAGTGGTCAGCCTCAGCTATGGCAGTGGACCCCACATCCTCCTGGCCACTGAGG AGGGCGAGCTGTTTGCCTGGGGCCACAATGGCTACAGTCAGCTGGGGAATGGGACCACCAACCAGGGGGTCGCTCCTGTGCTGGTGTCTGCCAGCCTTCTCAACAAGAGGGTGACGGAAGTGGCCTGTGGTTCACATCACTCCCTGGCCCTGACCAACACTGGAGAG GTGTATGCCTGGGGCTACAATAACTGTGGCCAGGTGGGGTCAGGGTCCACGGCCAACCAGCCCACCCCCAGGAGAGTGTCCAACTGTCTGCAGAACAAGGTGGTCGTCAGCATCACCTGTGGTCAAACCTCCTCTCTGGCTGTGGTTGAGAATGGAGAG GTGTATGGCTGGGGCTATAACGGAAACGGCCAACTGGGGCTCGGAAACAACGGGAATCAGCTGACACCTTGTCGCCTGGTGGGCTTGCAGGGTCTCTGTGTGCTACAG ATAGTGTCTGGCTATGCCCACTCCTTGGCCCTAACGGACGAGGGGCTGCTGTATGCCTGGGGGACCAACACCTATGGCCAGCTGGGCACAGGCAACAAGAGCAACCAACTCAGCCCAGTCCAGATCATGGctgagaaggagag caGGATTGTAGAGATTGCAGCATGCCactccacacacacctcagcaGCTAAGACTCAGAGTGGCCAGGTGTACATGTGGGGCCAGTGTAGGGGTCAGTCCATCGTCTTGCCCTTCCTCACACACTTCTCCTGCACTGATGACGTTTTTGCTTGCTTTGCCACGCCCTCTGTCATGTGGAGGCTGCTCTCTATGG AGCATGATGACTTCCTGACAGTGTCCCAGTCTTTAAAGAAGGAATTTGACAGCCCAGAGACTGCCGACCTCAAGTTCAGCGTGGATGGCAAATACATCAATGTGCACAAGGCTGTGCTCAAGATCAG GTGTGAGCACTTCAGGTCCATGTTCCAGTCCCATTGGAATGAAGACATGAAGGAGGTGATAGAGATCGACCAGTTCACCTACCCCGTCTACCGCTCCTTCCTAGAGTTCCTCTACACAGACAACATAGACCTGCCCCCAGAGGATGCTATCG GTCTGCTGGACCTGGCCACATCCTACTGTGAGAACCGCCTGAAGCGTCTCTGTCAGCACATCATCAAGAGAGGCATCACCATAGAGAACGCCTTCTCTCTGCTCGCTGCTGCCGTGCGCTACGACGCAGAG GACCTGGAGGAGTTCTGCTTTAAGTTCTGTGTGAACCACCTGACGGAGGTGACCCAGACTGCAGCCTTCTGGCAGATCGAAGGCAACCTTCTCAAAGAGTTCATCAGCCGAGCTAGCCGCTGTGGAGCCTTCAAGAATTGA
- the LOC118371175 gene encoding RCC1 and BTB domain-containing protein 1-like isoform X5 → MERSCSVKSRDSITHQDHEPAPPYSRGHTPPPLQRRSRRTMVDVTKWPLFSLMEGEELSSIRQACVFGTSANEVIYITHNDDVYVFGLNCSNCLGTGDSQSTILPKKLDFLSGRKVVSLSYGSGPHILLATEEGELFAWGHNGYSQLGNGTTNQGVAPVLVSASLLNKRVTEVACGSHHSLALTNTGEVYAWGYNNCGQVGSGSTANQPTPRRVSNCLQNKVVVSITCGQTSSLAVVENGEVYGWGYNGNGQLGLGNNGNQLTPCRLVGLQGLCVLQIVSGYAHSLALTDEGLLYAWGTNTYGQLGTGNKSNQLSPVQIMAEKESRIVEIAACHSTHTSAAKTQSGQVYMWGQCREHDDFLTVSQSLKKEFDSPETADLKFSVDGKYINVHKAVLKIRCEHFRSMFQSHWNEDMKEVIEIDQFTYPVYRSFLEFLYTDNIDLPPEDAIGLLDLATSYCENRLKRLCQHIIKRGITIENAFSLLAAAVRYDAEDLEEFCFKFCVNHLTEVTQTAAFWQIEGNLLKEFISRASRCGAFKN, encoded by the exons ATGGAACGCTCTTGTAG TGTGAAAAGCAGGGATAGCATCACTCACCAAGACCACGAACCTGCTCCTCCCTATAGCCGGGGACACACCCCTCCACCGTTGCAACGGAGATCAAGGCGCACTATGGTGGATGTGACAAAATGGCCGCTGTTTAGCCTGATGGAAGGCGAGGAGCTCTCGTCCATACGACAGGCCTGTGTGTTTGGAACCTCCGCCAACGAGGTCATCTACATCACCCACAATGATGAT GTGTATGTGTTTGGGCTGAACTGCAGTAACTGCCTGGGAACAGGGGATAGCCAAAGCACCATCCTACCTAAGAAGCTGGACTTTCTGAGTGGGAGGAAAGTGGTCAGCCTCAGCTATGGCAGTGGACCCCACATCCTCCTGGCCACTGAGG AGGGCGAGCTGTTTGCCTGGGGCCACAATGGCTACAGTCAGCTGGGGAATGGGACCACCAACCAGGGGGTCGCTCCTGTGCTGGTGTCTGCCAGCCTTCTCAACAAGAGGGTGACGGAAGTGGCCTGTGGTTCACATCACTCCCTGGCCCTGACCAACACTGGAGAG GTGTATGCCTGGGGCTACAATAACTGTGGCCAGGTGGGGTCAGGGTCCACGGCCAACCAGCCCACCCCCAGGAGAGTGTCCAACTGTCTGCAGAACAAGGTGGTCGTCAGCATCACCTGTGGTCAAACCTCCTCTCTGGCTGTGGTTGAGAATGGAGAG GTGTATGGCTGGGGCTATAACGGAAACGGCCAACTGGGGCTCGGAAACAACGGGAATCAGCTGACACCTTGTCGCCTGGTGGGCTTGCAGGGTCTCTGTGTGCTACAG ATAGTGTCTGGCTATGCCCACTCCTTGGCCCTAACGGACGAGGGGCTGCTGTATGCCTGGGGGACCAACACCTATGGCCAGCTGGGCACAGGCAACAAGAGCAACCAACTCAGCCCAGTCCAGATCATGGctgagaaggagag caGGATTGTAGAGATTGCAGCATGCCactccacacacacctcagcaGCTAAGACTCAGAGTGGCCAGGTGTACATGTGGGGCCAGTGTAGGG AGCATGATGACTTCCTGACAGTGTCCCAGTCTTTAAAGAAGGAATTTGACAGCCCAGAGACTGCCGACCTCAAGTTCAGCGTGGATGGCAAATACATCAATGTGCACAAGGCTGTGCTCAAGATCAG GTGTGAGCACTTCAGGTCCATGTTCCAGTCCCATTGGAATGAAGACATGAAGGAGGTGATAGAGATCGACCAGTTCACCTACCCCGTCTACCGCTCCTTCCTAGAGTTCCTCTACACAGACAACATAGACCTGCCCCCAGAGGATGCTATCG GTCTGCTGGACCTGGCCACATCCTACTGTGAGAACCGCCTGAAGCGTCTCTGTCAGCACATCATCAAGAGAGGCATCACCATAGAGAACGCCTTCTCTCTGCTCGCTGCTGCCGTGCGCTACGACGCAGAG GACCTGGAGGAGTTCTGCTTTAAGTTCTGTGTGAACCACCTGACGGAGGTGACCCAGACTGCAGCCTTCTGGCAGATCGAAGGCAACCTTCTCAAAGAGTTCATCAGCCGAGCTAGCCGCTGTGGAGCCTTCAAGAATTGA
- the LOC118371175 gene encoding RCC1 and BTB domain-containing protein 1-like isoform X1, whose translation MERSCSVKSRDSITHQDHEPAPPYSRGHTPPPLQRRSRRTMVDVTKWPLFSLMEGEELSSIRQACVFGTSANEVIYITHNDDVYVFGLNCSNCLGTGDSQSTILPKKLDFLSGRKVVSLSYGSGPHILLATEEGELFAWGHNGYSQLGNGTTNQGVAPVLVSASLLNKRVTEVACGSHHSLALTNTGEVYAWGYNNCGQVGSGSTANQPTPRRVSNCLQNKVVVSITCGQTSSLAVVENGEVYGWGYNGNGQLGLGNNGNQLTPCRLVGLQGLCVLQIVSGYAHSLALTDEGLLYAWGTNTYGQLGTGNKSNQLSPVQIMAEKESRIVEIAACHSTHTSAAKTQSGQVYMWGQCRGQSIVLPFLTHFSCTDDVFACFATPSVMWRLLSMEHDDFLTVSQSLKKEFDSPETADLKFSVDGKYINVHKAVLKIRCEHFRSMFQSHWNEDMKEVIEIDQFTYPVYRSFLEFLYTDNIDLPPEDAIGLLDLATSYCENRLKRLCQHIIKRGITIENAFSLLAAAVRYDAEDLEEFCFKFCVNHLTEVTQTAAFWQIEGNLLKEFISRASRCGAFKN comes from the exons ATGGAACGCTCTTGTAG TGTGAAAAGCAGGGATAGCATCACTCACCAAGACCACGAACCTGCTCCTCCCTATAGCCGGGGACACACCCCTCCACCGTTGCAACGGAGATCAAGGCGCACTATGGTGGATGTGACAAAATGGCCGCTGTTTAGCCTGATGGAAGGCGAGGAGCTCTCGTCCATACGACAGGCCTGTGTGTTTGGAACCTCCGCCAACGAGGTCATCTACATCACCCACAATGATGAT GTGTATGTGTTTGGGCTGAACTGCAGTAACTGCCTGGGAACAGGGGATAGCCAAAGCACCATCCTACCTAAGAAGCTGGACTTTCTGAGTGGGAGGAAAGTGGTCAGCCTCAGCTATGGCAGTGGACCCCACATCCTCCTGGCCACTGAGG AGGGCGAGCTGTTTGCCTGGGGCCACAATGGCTACAGTCAGCTGGGGAATGGGACCACCAACCAGGGGGTCGCTCCTGTGCTGGTGTCTGCCAGCCTTCTCAACAAGAGGGTGACGGAAGTGGCCTGTGGTTCACATCACTCCCTGGCCCTGACCAACACTGGAGAG GTGTATGCCTGGGGCTACAATAACTGTGGCCAGGTGGGGTCAGGGTCCACGGCCAACCAGCCCACCCCCAGGAGAGTGTCCAACTGTCTGCAGAACAAGGTGGTCGTCAGCATCACCTGTGGTCAAACCTCCTCTCTGGCTGTGGTTGAGAATGGAGAG GTGTATGGCTGGGGCTATAACGGAAACGGCCAACTGGGGCTCGGAAACAACGGGAATCAGCTGACACCTTGTCGCCTGGTGGGCTTGCAGGGTCTCTGTGTGCTACAG ATAGTGTCTGGCTATGCCCACTCCTTGGCCCTAACGGACGAGGGGCTGCTGTATGCCTGGGGGACCAACACCTATGGCCAGCTGGGCACAGGCAACAAGAGCAACCAACTCAGCCCAGTCCAGATCATGGctgagaaggagag caGGATTGTAGAGATTGCAGCATGCCactccacacacacctcagcaGCTAAGACTCAGAGTGGCCAGGTGTACATGTGGGGCCAGTGTAGGGGTCAGTCCATCGTCTTGCCCTTCCTCACACACTTCTCCTGCACTGATGACGTTTTTGCTTGCTTTGCCACGCCCTCTGTCATGTGGAGGCTGCTCTCTATGG AGCATGATGACTTCCTGACAGTGTCCCAGTCTTTAAAGAAGGAATTTGACAGCCCAGAGACTGCCGACCTCAAGTTCAGCGTGGATGGCAAATACATCAATGTGCACAAGGCTGTGCTCAAGATCAG GTGTGAGCACTTCAGGTCCATGTTCCAGTCCCATTGGAATGAAGACATGAAGGAGGTGATAGAGATCGACCAGTTCACCTACCCCGTCTACCGCTCCTTCCTAGAGTTCCTCTACACAGACAACATAGACCTGCCCCCAGAGGATGCTATCG GTCTGCTGGACCTGGCCACATCCTACTGTGAGAACCGCCTGAAGCGTCTCTGTCAGCACATCATCAAGAGAGGCATCACCATAGAGAACGCCTTCTCTCTGCTCGCTGCTGCCGTGCGCTACGACGCAGAG GACCTGGAGGAGTTCTGCTTTAAGTTCTGTGTGAACCACCTGACGGAGGTGACCCAGACTGCAGCCTTCTGGCAGATCGAAGGCAACCTTCTCAAAGAGTTCATCAGCCGAGCTAGCCGCTGTGGAGCCTTCAAGAATTGA